The Brassica napus cultivar Da-Ae unplaced genomic scaffold, Da-Ae ScsIHWf_2039;HRSCAF=2688, whole genome shotgun sequence DNA segment ATCATCATCTACATCATTAACTTAGAAAAGTTTTAGGTATTATTATTACCAGAAGAAGATGTCTGAAAATCATTTTCAAGAGTCTCGTTTGATGTCTCTAAACATAACAGGTCATATAAGCAAGCATGCGACCCTAAAAACACAAAGACAGCATTTGAAACCGTTTTATCATAGGAAAACATTGTAAATATTAATGGGTTTGTGCTGGTTACCAGAAACTTCAAAGGGATTGTCATGTTCTTGGCCGAGAGACATTTCGAACTTAGAGCCGTGACAATGAGAAGATGTTCAGACAAAAAAGTGGGGCATTCAAACAGGTTTTGTCCGAAAGATTTTCCACAAATCATGACATCCCCTGAAGAGCCATTGCATTGTCAAACAACGAGAatctgaattaaaaaaaaaacgattaaaaaaataacttgaCTTCACCAATGAAAAGTTTATAAAGGATTCGTCGAGGATACCGTAAACAAGGGACAACTACGAAAATCCAAACTCAGCAAGGCCTTCCTTCAATGTTCAGTTTCTTGGAAGAACCTAAAAGCTCTATAGATCAgctgaattattattattttattttgtggaaGACCGAGGAGAACAGGTTATGTTTGAATAATAACACGAGGAGAAGAAAACcgaaacaaagaaaacaaaaacaaagtttCGAAAGGATTTGGAGAAATGATGTCTGAGAAATTACATCATCCTCCAAACAAAGGAGATGGAGAAGCCTATGATTAGGTGTGTTTTATTTGTCGGCCAGAGATGAGATGAGAGGAGATACACCAATGAgatttattttccaattttttttctgaaattttgtAATTGACAATTTGACATGTCATATTATCACCCATTATTacgatatttatttatttactacttCTTGATTAGTTTTGGCAAAACAACGTCACAAATGTCTTTATTTAGAACCACAATTTCAATGATAACACACACAAATTAAACGTTCTGATTATTGCATGTGCTAATAAAATCAATGATACCAAATTACATCAAATACATCAAAGTTTTGATTAGTTCGGATTTTCTCCGCGTTAAATTTAATTGTGTTGAATATAAACCTAACTTACTGTACACGCATTTATTTGCTACCTTTTCTGGTCAAACAGAAGTTTTTCCGTTGATAATATGATTCCAAACCAAAACACATTAAAAgtttaaacaaactctatgacAAGATCTCTATCATTTACAACTTTTCAACATTGacaacaccaaaaaaaaacagagcacaATATATACTTGTAACCCAACTCATAACATATAACGAATCCTAAGGACTTCCCGGTAATAGTTTAGCATATGATCATCAGGTCTTATACAATCCCACTTCCCATTATAGGTTACTTCAAACTGCATTCAACAAGAGCAAGCAGTTCCATTCATGGATCAATCAATCACTCAGCAAACCAAATACTTGCATCTACTTCCTTTGGACTTGTCTCATTCATGTACTAATTGCTGTCAAACTGATTGAAAAAGGTATGCAACAAGCAAATGGCAAAACTTAACTAATTTGGTCTGAGATGCTCCTAAACAATATAAGCTCAGCAAAgatatggagagagagagatagaagagTGACGACAAACCTGTGCACCAGAAGTTTTGTTAAGAAGCATACATATGACCAGCACCCGCCACGGATCATGCCAATGATCTTCTTGAAGCAGATTACAGTTTTATCATATTTGGGGCGAATTTGCGATAAAGGCCAGTTAATTCGATTAGTTTAGATCTGAACCGTAATTTAATTCAGTTAAACCAAATGAACCGGGCTTGCAGGGCTGCGGTTTAAACTGGTTCTATACGAGGTCGATGACTGTTGGCCTTTATCTCCaaggaaataaaaaactttaaaagcGGCGAGGACAAGCGTAAAATTATTTACCGACAGAAACACACAGCAAAGAAGTTgtctgaaaaattctcaaaaacaaaaaaaaaaaaactgttgaaAGATGGCGAGAGAAAATAGTTGTTTGAGTAGAATCGCTGCCGTGGGCGGCGCACTTGGCGGCGTTGTAGGTAAACTTTTCTCCccctttcattttctttttccaCTCTGGAAAACCCTTATTTATTTGAAATCTTGTGTATAGGTGATGTTTTCGAGGCGACTATATTCAAGGTAACATATTTTTCAAGCTTGTAATGAAATCTGATGAGAAACTGGAAAGAACATTGTTTGATTTTTCTTGTTGAAAACATACTTTCAAGCTCAGTCTTATATGCACCACCTAGAGAATGTTAAGCAATAGTTTGTGTCAAAAGCTTCAGTGATGATGGTTTTCACTGTGTTGTGTTTATTTGTGAGCTGGAGAGTCAATGATAAAGTCTGTGAGTCTTGGCATGATAAAGTCTGGAGTCTTGGCATCTTTAAGTTAGATGTCTACGACACCTAGGAATGCTCTTTATAGTGTGAAAACATTCTCGATAGATAATCATTTGTTACTTTAATTTTCTGTAGGTCCCTGGGGGCTGGGCTTATGAATCTAAGGTACTTAGGCCAACCAACTATGTGCAGCTCGGCGGAGGTATTCGGTCTATTCGTATTCCTAGTTGCTGGCCGTTATATACACTGCGGACAATAAGCGTCAAGTTTGTGCCTTGCAAAGTCTCATGGTGAAAGATTTCTGAAAAACATTTagctttttatttaattagtatTTTGGATGAATTGTCTCATGTGTTTCTGCCGCTATATGAACTtctcatctcttggattttgatgcTTGTTATTCATTTTGCCTACTATACTCTTGTTAATGGAAAGATCATGTTACAAAGATCTTAGTTGCAAAATAAAGCATAGAAAGTGGAGTTCAAAGAGCAGATTATTACTTGTCTTAAAGATAATCGTTGTTTTACAACCATATGTGCAACAAAAGAAGTTTTAAACAGTCAAAGTTGATTGATTATTGCACATATACTTAGGAACAAGATACTTAGTAACATCGCTTCCACCTTAATTTGCTAATCCTTAGTTCTGGCTGTATCCTAGAGATTGACTGTGTATAATTTCTTTATCATCTTCCCAAAGTCTGTTTCAGTCATTGGTGTGATCAAAAACTATGGGAGCATATGCCTTACGGTTGGTGTTATAAGATTGCCATAAATCTCTCCGACGCTGAAAGAATAAAACCTTGAAATTGACCTTTGAAACCAACCAAACCTAAAAGTGTGTACCTGAATTGCGTGATACATGTTTCCTCCACGAGCAGAGCCGGCCTTGGACCAAGTAACAAGCATGAATTTCCGGCCGAcacatttattaataatttttggccacaaatttcaaaatattgcTTTAACGTACTGGTGAATGCTCCGTACACGGTCTTGGCAGGGGCAACAAAGGTTTGAGAGACCTTTAAACCACAtttcttctatttatttttgaaaaggtggtcattttttatatttttgcttaTAGCTGTCTACACTTATAGGACCAGCTTGGTTGTAGTAATACATTAAAATCATCCCGGAAAACCGGGCATTCAAGTTCGGGTTACAAGTCTGATCAGAACAAAATCTCCCAAATCAATGTATTACAACCTAGCTATATGACCGGCTCTGTCCATGAAACGACATAAACACATCAATCTCTTTACACACTATGtgttaaaatattatcatcGAATATATAGGCAGTGTTAAAATTAAGTAATGACGATGTTGTCTTGCGTCTTACCGGTGATTTCTAATTCGTCCACTCATGTTTTAATTAATGACGATGTGAAGCGAACTCTTCTTATACTATTCGTCATGGTGGTGTGGGATTTTGCGATAAActaatgaataagatcaaatcTATATTTCGTATATGTATCCAGTTATGAATGGTACGTAAATAGTCATATATAGGTTACTGGTACGTAACTTGTTATTTATAGATTAACGAGACTTCACACTTCATTCAGATATGTTTgatttacaaaaaaacaaacgTTTTACTATAGAGATAATAGCAAAATGAAATCTATTCAATTTGCAATTGTcctaatatgattttttttaagtagaCCATACTGAACgtgttttagttttataaatattaaaaaacgaaaactatTGGAAACACAAGTAaaagtttctatatatattgaatcatatttattatttcttagGTTCACATACAAGACTCATTTTGATTATTAAactagtttaaaatatattttattattattatctatataCAGCTTAACACCACATTAACTTCTTGTAAGACAGAAAAGATGATTGGCATTTATACATGTACAATTTTCAAAGCTTTGAAATATCTAAGATTTTTTGAAACTAGAGGAATTTGAAAGTCGTGAATGGATGTGATGATGATATTATAATGTTGGTGAGAAATAATTGGCTCATAATTCGTAAATAATTGGTTGGAATCATACTTTGCAGTCATATGTAAATTCTAATTAAAACATCTGATTTTCTATCCTAGCCACATGTACTGATCTTGTGCACTAGCTTTTAAAAGTTCATTCATTTTAAGACGCTTCTATTGGTGTATCTATATTATAGTGGGTTCCaagtttaatttgttttattttctcacTGTTCTTTTATTCTGCTTATAcaatctatattatttatttattttatttcatttacgCCGTCTTCAACgttattttttctttccaaactttatctataaattttttttttgttcttgtgttTTACAGTATTCTCCGAATGTTAGATTACTGTTTCTTCGTccactatttatttatttagatatatatgaattaattGTTTGATTCTATAAGCTAGTAAGtgaataataacatttttttttcttaactgtATTTAGCTGATGATATTTTTCATATCTTTAGTAATTATATCTTTTAAAGTTATATACAAGATCAAGTTAGATTGTGTATTTATCAATCTAACGTTCTTTTGAACATGACAAAGATGAGAGCATATGTTCCTTTGTAAGACATGAACTATGATTTATACTTTAGCAAGTCATGAACACTAAAATAAAAGCTTTTGTTGATCGATTCGAGCTTTTCATTCAAATTGacatatgtattttatttctAACGAATCAGTTTATTGTTTATATTAAGATTTCATTAGGTTGAATTTATGCACTAAATCATGTTCTATAATTATAACAAATTGGTAAGAGATATCAGGGtattagatctaaaaatttGATTGAAAATGAGGAAATTGAAAATTTCATTAAACTATACTGttattcaattatatatttcattaattttaaaaaaaattgtgttattGAATTAGGCACTTGTAATCATTCGATGCTTTTAGGCTAGGATTGAAATAGAATTCTTTTATATGATTTATCTGTCAGATATTTACATCAATACTTATGTTGATTACTATAATAAGATAAttatgaaaacatattttttaaaaaaaaaaaactgtaaaactATATTATCATCATgatgaatgaaaaaaatatcattgtcATGATCCATGTTGCAATAGATTGAGAACCATTTTGATTGTTTTCCTCACAAAttaattcataaataatttatgaatgtttttttaaaacctTGTATTCAACTTCAGTATTATCTTTTCACTTTAACATAGtaatagaaaatgataaaattttattgttttttgttaaCCAATTTTTGATTAGTCAaagttttttttccaaatttttaaatagtttttattcaaccgttttcttgactttttattaataaaatatataaatggttagtttttatttattttcattagtCAAATTTTATTTGGATATTTGTATAAGAATTATGTAGAAGAattgttttctataaaatttatttttatttctttaaaatctaaaatataagaattacaaaatgaattaaaatcctcatcaaatttttaaaaatattttattacttatatttttctcaaaatcatttGAATTCTGTAATTAGGTCAGTGGAGCCGTGGACTCACGTATCTTTTAAGAAAATccgataaaattaaaatcagtTATGGGATTTCCTTCCGCGATAAGAGaatattttctctgtttctaTGTATAagtaattttgaaatattttgtttgtttcacaatGTAAGTTCTTTTTCAAAATACAATGCAAAAAGTAATatgagaaaataatatttaaatttgactccaaaaaaatgataaaataatatttaaataaaaagttaaaagcaAGATTATAAGTGTGATTTTTTATCggtctttttctctctttaattAAATTCTAAAGGTATAAATGTGTTTTTCTAAATACTTGTGCttttaaacaaaattacttataaatttataattagaaATATGGAGTATGATCCAACGATATTATTACATTGTATCGTTAAAAAAATGTACTTGTCGTTATCTCCGTGGAACTTCAGCACGTTTTTGCCTTCTTAATGTTTTAAACTTttctaaaaatatgaatttaaaaGAATTCACGAAAATGATGCAAGTGATTCCAATTTTGTATGAGTTATTTAGGGGAAATGTATAcaacaaaatatgatatgcCGAAAGAAAAGCAAGAATTGCAAATTCAGTAAAAAAAGTaacttttctaaaaaaaaaaaaaaaagttaaataaatatcattcaATAGGGTGTTTCTTATAAGGATCTAGACAAGCCATTtagaccccaaaaaaaaaattctagacAAGGCAATGCATCTTCCTAGTGTTAGCATTCAGTTGACACATCATCCCCAGTTATCCTCAGAAAATATTAGAACTAACACAGAAAACTTCAGAACTGAGAAGGAGACATTATAGTATTCTACAAAGTTCAGTCCCGAACattccaaaataattttcataaaattataagatAGCCCCTATAAAAATCCGAGACTCACGATTCAACCTCCACCTTTATATCATCTATCTTTCGAGATAGATGAATAATGGAAGTGATTGGAATCAGTTGTACCTTTATATTTTTGACTGTAAAATTTAAACTgtagatttattttctatttctttgCTATGAAAATAAAGCTCTGTacattgatattttaattttgtagaaacttttttgttgtgagactttaaaaaaaatcgattaattgatatatatgattttaaattaaattttggcTCTCTATATCATCTTCCACCAATCACTTCCAATTTCTTCCTTTCCTACATCTGTCACCCTCGAGATAAACCCGCTTAGTTTCGAGCTTAACCGTAATTCAATTCAATTAATTTCGGTACTAACTTAATAAAAAAGTAAACCAAATAAACCGGGTTTGCAAGCATACGGTTTAGACTGGTTCTTTATGGAAGTCGGTGACTGTTAGCCTTGTCCCGAACGGCAAAAATCCATTGTCCAAGGAAGTAAAAAACTTTATAAGCGGTGAGGACAACCCAAGAAACTATTCTCCGACAGAACACACACAGCGAAGAAGTTGTCTGAAAACCTctctaaaacaaaaacaaaaactgttGAAAGATGGCAAGAGAAACTAGTTGTTTGAGCAGAATCGCTGCCGGAACTGCCATCGGCGGCGCACTTGGCGGCGCTGTAGGTAAACTTTCTCTCcctttcattctctttttttttccaccaaCCCTAAATCACTATTTCGAGGCGCCTTTTAAAATCTTGTGTGAATTGAATCTCAGGTGCTGTCCATGGAACTTACCAGGCGATTAGGTTGGGGGTAACTACTTTTTTCTACGAACATCTATCTTTTTCAAGCTTGTAATGTAATCTTTTCTGATTAGAAACTGGAAGTAGTAATGTTTGATTTGTCTTGTTGAAAACGTACTTGCCTTTGAACACGACACAGCTCAGTCTTAAGCAATGGTTTGTGTCAAAAGCTTAAGTTGTTATGATGTGTTTGctcttgttttgtttatttgtgaGCTGAAGAGAACAATAAAGTCTGAGTCTTGGCGAGGATATCTTTATATTGTGAAAACAAATTTGGATAGATGATTATCTTGTACTTTAATTCTCTGCAGGTCCCTGGGCTTATGAAGATAAGGTACATAGGGCAAACAACCATTGGCAGCGCAGCGATCTTCGGACTTTTCCTAGGTGCGGGAAGTTTGATACACTGTGGAAAATAAGCGTTGTCAAGTTTGTGGTCTTATGGTGATCTGAAAAACATTTAGCTTTTTATTTGATGAATGTTTTGGATGAATTGTCTCATGTGTTTCTGCCGCTATATGAATTATCATCTTTTGGATTTGGTGCTTGTTATTCGTTCTTTTGCCTACCGTACTCTTGTTAATGGAAAGATCATGTTACAAATATCTTAGTTGCAAAATAATGCATAGAAAGTGGAATTCAAAGAGCATATTATTACTTGTCTTAATTTTACAACCATATGTGCAACAAAAGAAGTTTTAAACAATGGAAGTTGATTGATTATTTACACATCCACATAGGAACAAGATACTTTGTAACATCGCTTCCAGCTTTGCTTATCCTTAGTTCTGGCTGTCCTAGAGATTACCTGTGTAATTTCTTTATCATCTTCCTAAACTCTGTTTCAGTCATTgatgtgattaaaaactatggGAGCATATGCCTTTCGGTTGGTGTTATAAGCTTATTGTATCCATAAGCTCTCTGACGCGCTTAAAGAATAACACCTCCTTAAGAACGTCTAAACATAAACtttgaaatcaatcaaaaccgtAAAGTGCGTACCTGAGTATCGTGGCACATGTTCCCTCCATGAGATGCCATAAACTCATCAATCTCTTTATACACTATAGTGTTAAGAGCTCATGCATTAGTGGCTCTTCCTGTTAAAATGTTATCATACTCTGATATAGTGGCGATGTTAAACTTTAGTAATGACGATGTTGTATTGCGTCTTCCCGGCGAATTCTCATTCATTCACCCATGCTTGACTTTTAACTAGTGATGTAGTGAAGCGCGCCAACTTTTTATACCATTCGTCCCGGTGATGAGAGATTTCCGATAAACTAACAAATAAGATTATATCTAAACTTAAATTTCGtatctagaaaaaaaaagaaaaaaaaaagatcatatcTAAATTTCGTGTGTATCCAACAGTGTATAGTACGTAACTAGTTATATATAAGATTAACCATATATCAAATTGCATTCATATATCTTATACTAGggccggcccgccctacgggcgggaagctagaaaaaaaaatattttatatgaatttacattaatttatgaagtattttttttaaaaaaaaattgtagattaAAAATGATAGTATAAACCAAAAAAGAAATATCTAAGTATCTTAAATTTAGGTTCAAGGAAGTACACTTAAAAAGGGAAAAGTTAACAAACTTGAGACTCATCCAATCCACcttgaattattattttcttgcgGTTTTTGCATTGTCATATTTTGGTCAAATTGGATTTCATAGAACCAAGTAGCCACTCGAGAACAATCTGATTTCATCTTAGTCAGAGTTCAAAAACTACACACTATAACGTGTAAATAGCTAAAATATGtctgaattatttattttttagcaAGAGAACATTAAGATAAGAAATCTTGAAACAGTTCAATTTAACTTGCATGCTTCTCAAGACCAACTAATGACCACTATTAGTCTACTAAAGAGTGTGAGTATGAGTATGAAAGTAGATACCTTTTAACCGTACACCACATGACCATTATAGAGCAAATACAAATCATGTCTCAAACTACTTACTTAAGTTAATCAAAATGATATACAGACAAAAACAGGCACTTTGACTTTAACCACACACCACATGAACACTCTATAGCAAACACAAATCATGTCTCAACCAAATGATATAAAAAGCCGCACACTTTGAGAACATGAATGGGTTCCACCATAAAAAGCTAATGAATTCAAAAACTCAACTCACTTTGAACAGAGCAATAAtcatacattttaaaaaaattgtttacttCAACAAACGTCTCATAAAACCATTTAAAATGGTCTCACAAATGAAATGGTAAACAACGCAAAACACATTGAGCAGATGAACGGGTTCCATCAATAAAAGCTAATGACTTTCAAAAAGCTAAAAAGGGTTCCTTAAACCACTATGTAATTAAGCAACAATCAAATATCAGATACTTTATTATCTACTTTTCTATAAACGTAAATAGCGATTTTGAAAACAAACCAGTTCCTGCAGCTGGAAGGGCCTGCCTATAGCTCTTGTCTTGCACATCTCCAGCAGAGAACACACCAACCACACTCGTCTTAGTGGTACCAGGCTTGGTCACCACATACCCATCCTCATCAAGCTCAAGCTGGCTATCCAAGAACTTCGTTGCCGGCTCATGACCAATCGCAAAGAACAACCCAGACATTTTCAAATCCGAAACATCACCAGTAACAACGTTCTTCACCTTCAAACAACCAAACACGCCTTTCTATGTTGCATGATCTTCGTCGCCTTGAACGTACCTCGCCTCCTCCATCACCGAGTCTCCGCTGCCGATAACCACCAGAGACTTGTTCCTAAAGATCGGAGTGGTGCCGTCGCATACAGCACATGCCGAGATCCCCCGTTCCAGAAACCATCAGCGCCTTCGCCAGATCCGGCGAAGCTCAGCCGTTTCGCAACAGCTCCGGTTGAGATGATGACGGAATTGGTGCTTCGGCGAGCACCGTTCTTGAATCGGTGAAGAGCTTGAACAGCCTCGAGGAGAAATCAACCTTGGTGACCTCTCCGTGAAGATCTCGGTGCCAAACCTCTCTGATTGCTTCCGGAACTTGTCGACGATGTCGATGCCAAGGATGCCTAAGGGGAAGTTGGCACTACAAAAAAGTCTACATTGATAGCACATTGTTACGATACGTTTTACTAAACAAAACTGCTATCGTagatgatttaaaaaatttcgtaTCATATAATAGCATTAGATAAATGCTATAAAAGAGTTTTAGTAAGCAGGAACTTAA contains these protein-coding regions:
- the LOC125599860 gene encoding uncharacterized protein LOC125599860 codes for the protein MARETSCLSRIAAGTAIGGALGGAVGAVHGTYQAIRLGVPGLMKIRYIGQTTIGSAAIFGLFLGAGSLIHCGK